The segment GGTGATCGATATTGGCTGCTTCGCTCTGGTAGGTCCAGGTGAGGGTGAGCTCGCTGGGGTGGAATCCCCCGGTGAGACAGAAGAGAGCCCACTGACCAGTCTGTGGGTTGGAGGGAGTTTGGAGGTAAATCTTGGGAGCTGACGGAGGTGCTAACGGAGGAACAGGGATGAGAAACAAAGTAAACACATCAGATGAGATAATTTAAACTGTGAAAGTGGGTCATTGCAGCAGCAAATAATGATATGCAGCAAGAGAAAATAGGACAGAAATACGAAAAGAGCGAATGTGGTGGTATTAGTCATAATACAgccatttatttaaaaacaagaacggattaagaaaaaatatgttGATAAAAAGTATGAGAACACATAAATTATATGCGTTCACTGGCAAACCCTCTGAGACATAAAGGAAAAGGACGTAAAATATTGCATACAGcacaataattaaaacatgCATAACTGAAGCGCTAAATACTAAATAACTATTTTGAATTATGCTGCAGTCACTCTCACTGCTAATGTCTCTTCCACTAGTTCTACTATCTTTACTGACCATTTTGTCTGTATGTAAATTTAGTTACAAAATGTTTTAGCTACAAATAAAAAgctgtaaatataaaaacaaaaatgggaaaaaatgaaatggtATGTAACAGTAAATCTTAagtgaaacacaaacaagaataaaatggttaaaaacatGCAATTTCAAGTATTTGTTGGAGGCAACATCGCATCCAGACAGAAGCAAAAAGATGCTTTTCTTCCGCATGAAGGATTTCCACATAATAATTTGGCCATCCCTCCCTGCCTTGTTTTCTGGTGAGTTTCAATTCCCCGGGCAAGATCGATACAAGGCACTGCGCATGGTGCCGGGGTGATTATTTCTAGATCTGTCATGAAACTGCTCAGGCAAAAAGATGAACTCTGAGGGAATTTCACATGACTTGAATTTTTATAGATTGAGCCTGGCCGTTGCTGTTATGGTGAAGCATGGTCCACCCCGACGCTCGTATCGAGCTGCCTCCCCACTAAACACTGTGGCTCTGGTGCACAAAAGATACAAATGAGACATAATTACCAGCATGGCAACATCACCCAAGCACAACAACTCTAATGAATTTCTAAAAGGAGCAATTTATTTCTCACCCAAGACGACCAGCTCGGTGCCGTTGCCCCACTCTGGGTCTTTCTGCAGGACGTTCACCTCACAGTAATACCACCCAGAATCCTCCAGTGTTACCTCAGAGATCACCAGGGAAGACGTTTGATTCTTCTCCACAACCCACTGCCTGGATGACTTTGGGATGAGCTGCTTGTCCGACTTCATTTTGAACCACTGAACCCCGTACTTGAGGGATTCAACTTTGAAATGACAGGACAGGGTTGCCGTTTCACCCCGCATCACACTGAGTGAGGGAGGGTACTGTCTAACCCTCAGTCCCTCCGGGGTTGCTGTCAGGGCTAAAGACACAGCCATTAATACAACGTGTCATACAAGGAACTTTTATAAAGTGCAGAGCAGACCTGCGGGTCAACTACAAAtactttaaatgtgtgtttagtaTGCCTGGGTGACAGCTGGGACAAAGAGCTTCAGACAGAAAACTCAAGCAACCTCAAGAACAAAATTGGGAGTCAATTTAGTATAATTTTATAATGCATAACACTTATCGAATGGCTCCCATTGTGATAAACTCCACTTAACaatgctgttttttaaaactctcttttttttctcaccaatGCACACACTCTCAAGTACAAAAGATTTCAACAGCCTTGGAGTGTCTGTTTGATTGTGGCGACCGCTTGTCTAGCTAAGTGTGATGAAGTGATTATTAAGTGCGATGATGAAATACTGCAGATAAGATAAGCAAAACACTCAGTTGCTCACAATTGGAGTgcagaagacaaagaagaccagcaaacacagaaatgaTGGCCCAAAAACAGGTCGCGTCTACCTCCTACTTCTTTTCATTAAAAGACGAGCAGAAGCAAAACGTTTGCAGTAATTTAATCACTTTTATAAGGtaaatataaaactgaaaagatGTTATGTAACTGCAAAATATTGTACCAAACTTTTTAAAGGGGTACTCAAAGAAAATACAGCAAACACGATGTTAACAGAGATCAAACCCTGGGTGACACAACAGACTCTGTGACACGACTGACTTGTATTCGGACTGACCTGGTACTTGACCTGCCAACAAGAGAAGCAAACAAAGGCCAGTCAGTTTTGCCATGCTGTTGCAGCTGTTGTTCCCCACACCAAGCTTGAGTGGTGAAATAATTTCTCAGGCAGGCTTAAGTCTGAAGCTCGCTgtgctttaaaaaatgtgatggtgtcagcttgttttgttgttgcacTCGCTGGTTAGGCGATGGTTCATTAATAGGTCATTCTTCAGCAGAAACCTGACTCTCAGAGACTGTTGGGGTGAAAAAACTACATATGTCAGTGTCTGGGCAAACAAATAGGCACTCTGTCTGCATGCTGACAGAAACCACAGCGCAACAGTCAGCGAGTGCTGCTGCCATTATTCTACAGGTCTCTGTTTTACAGCGTCAAAGCTGTTTACATCATCTAAACTATTTGATTTAAAAGAttagtattttaattttaagtaaTTGCAATCATTTTTAATGAAGcaatgttcatttttaaaatatcctTAGGACATTGAAGGTTTATATTCACATCCAATTACCTGAGAAACAACTGTTTATTACTGAAgttacattaaaagaaaaatcccAATAACACAAAAGCCCCTTGTGATAAGTAATGATTGCTTTATTAAAAACAAGTCAGTGTTTTGAGTTTTGAAGCCATAATGTTTTTACAAGCATTCATAAATTCTTTCTTCTAGTTTAAAGGCTTTGCAGCACATTACTGAGTGTGTTGATGTATTCTGGGACTCTTGTTTTGATTTGGGCTTTTTGAGTTTTTCTTGTCTGATAGCTGTAAATATGAATTTCCTGAGTGGCCTAATGAGCTACAGTATAATTAATTCAGATCTACGTCCTCCAAGGGGGAGAAAACTTGTGATGCTAGGTGTAATCATCACCATCAAAGCAGCAAACACACAAGTTTAAAAtgtgagttcaacttttggaaaaAAGTCAGGGAGTGAGAGCTACTGAGGATCCACCATGTACAAACATTAAAACTGGCAAGACTTAGGGCCTCTACACCACAGTTTTTTGAGCCCTTAAAGTTAGATAGTTTTCTGTGTTGATGTGCGGAGGGTGCACTCAGAAGCAAGGGTGATGCCCTTGAAGCATGTTTTTCCAGACACCTGTTTTTCAGGTGGTGATGACTGTGCCCTGAttgtgctttcagacctagacttcacttgctttggtccgaatcagagACTAATtctgttacaaagttgcataattgcctagagttggttcatgttctcacggcagcatttacaagcagaccagataaaatgccttgtgtgaaaaagctgctcttgactggtcagaatttccatgcgggaaaaatccaggaagtgaacaaaacattgaagaagagtacacttgcaagataaatgtgacactttctaatgtcacaatggagggacaactacgcaggctgattttagcgctgctcattgtggactatattgctgtcattgttcattttagtcaaaccatacagtttgaaaacgaggcgcggctccaactagaaaacaatgtgttgatgcattggatgtgctgaatgtgcatattaaggcagtacaggaggaggtgcacattaggaatcctccaggactgtaacatgctcatgttcaacccaaacaatgtgtcatgtgactgcagttggtttggaTCGAGGtcaaaacacattctcacaccagaattcgtttgtaaccggaccaagaccacctcttcaagaaggtctcactctggttgttttggtgcacacccgaatgtgattgctgtgttcacacctgcccaaacgaactgcacttagggagcaatgaacttgagttcgattgaacggaacaaaacagggcaggtgtgaaagcaccctgagatAAATAAACctcaacttttggaatgcaaAAACACGCATTGATATCATGTAATGAGGAACAACCATTTACTGCTGATAAATAGCTTCAGAAAAGAAGCTGATCATTTAATGCAGGGCTATCCAAAGCTTTACATCTGTTCTACTCAATTAGGCCTGATAAACACTTAAAAAGGGACGTccggaagaagatcagctctgaactCAAGATTTCTGTGAAGTAGGCTATGACACGGTGTTGGTTATGGTCGCTTAGCAACGTCAGATGCAGCTTGCCTCGGTGTCCTTAAAAGTTGACACGGAttaggcacaagagtagcacccagtgccAGACTTTGCATTTTTCAAGGCAGTAAAAAATGCGTCGTGTCCTTACACAGAGGCATCACACATTGCTTTGCTTTTTGTGAGTCAGAGAATTATTCCAAATAAAAGAGAATCTTTAAAGTTAACTTTACATACTTTTAAGATTAACATCGTccttttaaaatgacaatatttcttattttctggcCACAGTATTAATAAAAGTCAGTGTAACCTTTTCAAATCCCACGTCTGATGAATACACTTTCCTCTTTGTGTACACACCTATCAAACGGCACTTTAACAACCTGTCGgctaaatgtttaaatataaatataatttacaaaatattatGCAGGAATTATTGTTGTTATGTCATCTTATTTTACACAAATCTCAGTAGATTACAATTTGATAGTTTTTCTTGCCTGGACTGAATAAAACCATCCTCTCTGTACAGATTTAAACAAACTGAATactgtttaaatttttgttaTTACAATGAATAAGAGCAGATTAGCTCTTAAAAGCTGTTGTCAATTTGATTGACAATAAATGACTGAGCATGAGGAGCTGTGTTGAAGCTGAAGATGAGGAGACACAGATGTTTATCATCAGCAAGAGGCGGACAAGTGGTGAGTTTCCTCCCAGCAAGAAATTAACACTAACCACATGACAACAGTCAGTGTTAATCAAAATAGACCCTGACAAACTggtttaaatgaataattttcaTATTAATGATTGGCAATGATTACAGATCATTTCTATTATGATGTTATCACCCTCTAATAACATCTAAATCACTCGTTGGCCATGTTGTCTGAGAGTCTCATCAAAGTAAACATTCAGACGCGTTAATAAAAAACCTCAGAGACAAACCTGCAGACACAACAAAAGCAGAGGATCTTTACTCAGCAGGAAGCGAAAAGCAAGCAGAAGCAACTCGCCTGACCTCACCTCCTTTCCAACCACAGGGGCCAACAGAGAGCCTCGCTCCCagcacaaaccacacacagcacattctgttaaaaacaaaactgatttttatttttttgtctccctCCACTTGATATGATTTTTAACTCCACTTCAtggattttgaaaaaaaaaaaaaagaaaaagaaaagaaaagaaaagaaaaacacactgaaaataaaagtcaaagaaGACAAGTTCAGCAACTAAACGGATCAAAAAAGAAGTACAATCATTGCTTCACAGCACTGAACATCTGTCAGGGTGgaagacaaatgttttgttcctttcattgtggttttttttctgtcttgtgtGTTTACATTGATGAGATCTTGAGAAATGTAATAATGCCTGTAATTCAGGTCTGTGTTATGAATGAACCAAACATGCCTGCCCTGTGTGCAGCTCAGagaatatacaaacacacacgcataccGCTAGATGCTCGCAAGAGAAGCCCCTTGAAATACTCAATGCTCATTGTGGAGCTCCATACACACCTAGAtgcacaggtacacacacacacacacacacacacacacacacacacacacacacacacacacacacacacacacaccaacacatcGTCTATATCAGCAACAGCAGAGTGGGCAAACCTGGAGCACTGAGGGGTGGGAGGGCAGAGCTTTTTACAGGTTATCTccacacaaaaagaaacaggACGGGAAGAATGACAGgaactaaatgtgtgtgtgtgtgtgtgtgtgttgaaagaGTGAAGCGAGAGAAAAAGACGAAGAAGagtagagagagggagatgggtTCCACATTCAACACTAACCTAAGCCAACTCTCAATTATACACGGTGGGTTCTCTTCTGGTCAAATTTGTTATTAGTTTCCAAATGAGACATTTTCCATTACTCTGCAGCGAGGGTTCCTGCAGTCTGCTCACTCTTATTGCCCTCTTCAGGCACACAGCACATGACCAGCCCCTATCATACATCCTGTCATGTATCCCAGCCTCCAGCGCACCTTGCACAGTAATAAGACACTTGTAGCCTGCATCGGTGACTTCGCCGCAGCCCTGCCGTCTCATAACTGCAATATAAATCAGCACAAAAACACCAGTTGGTGCTGTCACTCGTGAAAGAAATCCAAGTTTCTCCTGTCAGTTCTCGGCATCACAACCAATATTTACCCCTTGGTTGATTGACAAGGAAAATGCCAGGCGTGGGCTGGTGATTCAAGAGAGGCCAAGTAATGGGACTCTTTCTATGTTGGAGATGTGAGGTGGGCGACTTAATGACTAGGGGAGACGTGGTGGGCGAGATGCCTCCATTGTGTTGCCCGGCCCGCGCGAGCGTTGCTGTTGCTCAGCTGGTGGAGTGCAGCACGCTGTTAATTAGCCAGACGCTCCTGTTCTTAGAGAGGTGAGTGATTGACAAGACGCCATCTGTGGTCACACTGACGAAGAGGGCGAGGCTGGAGTCTCTGTGGCCTGACGTCTTTGCTGCAAGCTGAGCTTTTAAATATATACAGAACACCTGAACTGAATGGTATGTATAAAGAGTCTATCTACTTTCAACTAAATACTAAGACTGAacacatctatctatctatctatctatctatctatctatctatctatctatctatctatctatctatctatctatctatctaaagcAATTAATGAACACTAATCCCAATCTAGACCTACACTCTTGTCATATGACTTTTCAATTTACAATTTTGATGCCATTTCCAAACACCTTTCATTGTGCTCATGCTCACTGGTACAGAGTCTTTCCTCACCACAGTCCCATCTAGCATGCTGTACACTAATGCACTCCTTAGGTAATGGAAACGTACTGGGCCTTAATAGACTCGCAACATGGACTTTGCCCATGAGAACTGACTGAGCCTGTAGatagttggtaaacaatggataATTAGGATAATATATGGGAATTAGGCGTGCTTTGCTGCAAAGGACATGATCAGGGGATTTACAGCGGCGATAATCATTCATATATAATTGTCACTCTGTGTTGCATACATAGCCTGTTGGTATATTGACTCTGGTGCAGCAACGTTAGCAGTTTCtcacattattaaattataATCTGTTACATATAATTTCTTACTGTTGTATCGCGCGCTCTCATCTTATCTCTGTGTATTTTACATCCAAGCATAAGCCTGTAGATACACAGTGTCAATGGCTGCTGGAATTGGCAACGGCGATACGATCCAGGTTGCACCTCTGTCACTACAAATAGAGCATAATGTAACATTACAGCCCCCACTGAATTGCAAATAGGGTGTAAAAGCCTGGGGAGCATGTACGGTTAACACTATATTATGTGGCAAAAACAAATACCAGCCCGGattgacttgaaaagaaaaacaaatgattaattctTCATTCCCTGGATCTGAACCGCAGCTCTGAACACATAGTTTACTGAGCTGACATTACAGCTTGCCCAAATAGTTTCAGAGAAGGGTTTAAAATCGATGCGCAATTAGGGGTGTCTTGTATCAGGCATGATGAATTATGCTCTCTGTTCTAAGGCTGGTCTATAGACACTTGATCAATTTAGCTTCTGGGGACCTGGTACGGCAGGCCGGGGAGAAATTGCTCTATTCCAAAGCCATTCGGTCGAATGTATTGATTAACCATTGCATTCTGAATTGAAAGTCGGTCCGGGATCTGTTCCATGTAGGGAAGGTGTTGTAGGAAAAGCTCCAGCGAATAAGCAGTACATTCAAACCCTCTCCACAGCTTACACTTCTTTTGCTATTCTACAGTCTCGGCTTTAAAGCACCATAATTATTTTACTATATCACTGCAACAGCTCAGGAGCGATGTACAGTATCTGTCCCTACACCCTAAGAGCTTAATTACACGACCCCTCTCGGCAAAGGCACAGTGCTCTGAAACTGTTAAATGCATTTCAAAGTATTTTACAAACCCCTATTACTAAAATCAATTTCTAAATACTGCGCTATGTTAACAAAAAGCTATATACATTCACCTCCTCTTCCACCCATCATCTGTGCACATTTATTAAATTTTACCATAAACAAAAAAGTGCAACACTGTGTTATGTACTGTAAACTGGCACTGCGCGCTAGTTTTGAGAGCTCAAAACATCTTCATTGCACCTTATTAACAAAGATTCTGTAAACAGATCACAACCTTCAGCTGCAGGAGCCAATCAACCCTTTCTCATCAGGGTGCGCCGAATGCAATTAGGGGCCGAGCAAACGTCTTGTTTATATCACTGTAAACTCATTGAACCCCGGTTGGGGTGTTATTTATACACTTGAAGTAGGCCAGACTGTGTTTGTGATCAAGGCTATGTTAATGCTATTCATATTACATAGTGCAAACCATAAATAGTGTGTGGTACACCTTCCCCTGGGAAAGACCACAGCGCTCAAGTTTGGAAATGCAATATGAGcgcctgtctgtcttccccctAACTGGAGGGTTCACAGTCTGGTTAGTGTCATCCCATCTCCCTCTGGCTCTCCCTTTTGGATTTGCATTGTCAGGGTATCCTCCCACAGGCCCGTTGGACCgggcgctctctctctctctcaaacagtATCCTCTTCTACACTCAAATTGTGCACCCAGGGGATCTGCTGCCTCCTTGCCCACACCCTCTCCAGTCCTCCTCACTCACACCAGAAGTGTGATTCATTTACATTATACATCATGACTCATGAAAACATGTTCTTTTGCTGCTTGTTTGTACAAATACCCACATTCTGTTCATCACCACTCCACCATTTCAAGTCATATTGCCCAAATTCCCATCCTTCTGGACCCATTAGCCATAAATCTGAACACAACAtacaatgtttcttttttttttttcaaaatccaCCCATACACGACATTGACGTGCTTTTTTCAAACCCACATTGAGAAACATGACAGCGTGTTATTTTTTTgtccgtgttttttttttttttttttggatgttttcttctattttttgttgtttttcttcatcaAGGACAGATTATGTACATACAGATGTTATATGCCACTGACAGACCCAGTGGGACATTGACATGGAACAGTGTACAGTATTTGAGTGGGAAACAAAataggaaaaataaaaacagcatgaaAGACAGAGATACTGAGAGGATGGAAAAAGAGACtgagacaggaaaaaaagaagcacTGACCAAACGACCTGCTCTTGTGCTTGAAATGGAATCCGTCATTATTTTTGGAGCAACAAGATGCATGCACAAACAGTGTGTTCTGTCACACAGACAACCCGACTACATCGCAGAGGGCAAGACTTTTTGAGTACAACATGTAGTGTTTTAGATTAAGGGCCATTTAAACAGAGCTTCACAATCATTTCAGAGTActgtacacagtaaaagtacaacaACAGACTTATTTGATATACCTTGTTAATGTAGTTTTTTCAGATATTACACCACAGCTTTAACCATATCTGATACCTCTTGCACAGTAGAGTTAGGGGTTATTGCTGGTTTGAAACAgaatcaaacaaaaacacattcagacaATTGATTCAGTACTGAGTAATTCCCCTTTAAGGTCGCAGTAGTCAGGGTTCAGCTGGGGTGAACTCATCTCTCCGTGCAGGCTCGTTATGGCAAATTTGCATATAGTCGCTGCATGTGAGTGAAACAGTGTTTTAACAGAGGAACGAGTGCCACCATATTGAAATATGGGCTTACCTCCCACTGTTTGTGCCGTGTGGGAGTAGTGGATGGATAATTGTGCCACAGGGGTTTTGTAGTGCCCATGCCTGCATGTCACAGGTACACATCGGAGGGAGTACTGTTGCACCAAGGCGAGGTTGTCCTTGAAGAGGATTCCTGTCAGTGGCAGGATTGAGCTTGATTTATGGGGGCCATCACTGGCTGGCAGGAGGGACAGGTGGAGCCCAGGCTCCTTCACTTAGCCAGCCACAGGTAACGGCTAATTACATCTTTATCTCCCTGCGGTCTGGCCGAACAAGAACCGACTTACAGCTGCGATCAGAGACTGACATGGATCCAAATCATTTATCTAGCTGGTcggagagagacacacactaTGATAAGTGGACAAATatgctgtaaatgtgtgtgtgtgtgtgtgatgcagttAACAGCATGACAAAAAAGAGTCCAGTACATAAACTGTTACAAATTATAAATTACATTATCATTCACTGCCTCTGGACTTGGATGAAATAATCCCTCAGACTGTTTCAAATGCGTTTTTAAAAAGCTTGTCATGGCAAAATAGAGCACATCACTTCGAAAACtttacatgtcttttttttttttgttgtttgtttgtttttttcattgtagTTGTTCAATGTGTGTGACTTCTTAGAGTAAAGTACAAAAATCATTTTTCCCACGCACGGCTCATTACCATCaggatttgttcattttttttctcacatggaATTACTATTCATAGTTATTCAAATACTTattaacatcatcatcatctgtacTATTATTAACaccaaaaaagtaaaagcagGTAACCTTGCAGAGTAAAACAGACACAGTGCAGGGAGGGTAGGGtaagggtgggggtgggggagggaGTGAAGGGAGTATGGACTCACAACAGGAACATCTCTAACCGGTACATGCTATCAACAAGCGACAAAGAGGATGGAGCTGCAGCTTTGAAACAGAAGATATTGTTGTCACTGGACAGTCTCTTGCTGCTTCAGAAAACTGGAGCGAAGTTGAGGCTGATGGGAGATGTCGTTCTGCGCCAGGCAACCTGGGGTCGCCGGCGTGGCCTCTGTACTGCATATATTTACACTGGGGGAGGAAGACGGAGGGAAGAGAGGGGGTGACACGGAGCAGAGAACACTATAGCGATGCGAAGGGCGACTAGACAGAGCACGTTGAACAGAGGGGCGGGGAAAAGGGGGGCGAAAAAGGTTTGGGTAGTGAGGGGGTCTACATGCGAAACCTTGGTATAAACCCCCCAAATTACATAAAGGGGTAGTTAAGACTGACGCCGTCACCAcccaccctttttttttttttatacattttgacATCATTCATAGCAGCTTCACTGCTACACAGTTAAAATCAAAAAGCcatacatgtttgtgtgtgtgtgtgtgggtgtgtgtttgtgtgatcagAGGGTGACACATGGCCACCAGTTGGACAATTTTCAAAAGGTCACATGACCATCAGTACCACATTATAACTATAATTTCCATAAATATCCACCATAATATTGAGATTTTATGTATCATTTCCATAAGGCAAACATTGTAGGTCAGTCATTAGTCTATGTAGTATATTACATAAATGATCGTCCAGTTGTTAGATTATCTATTTTTCTCATTGATCACCGACACAATAATCGTTAATATACACTCTCTATCAACATCAGCTCGGTGGTAATAATGAGGGGACAATAAAGTGAGGGGGGAGGTACCAAGTCAGACAAATCTGCAAGGCATTCTGGGAGACattaagagagagacagacagtgtgagagagagagagggagaagaaagagaTGTTGACAATGGTTTTGACCTCGAAATTGAATTTGGGAGGGGGGGGTTATTGGGGAGGGGGGGTAATGCGGTCGTGTGTTTGATGCAATGATTCAATGGCTCCTGGAATAATGCATATTCTTTTTGTTCACAGTGATGGGTTCGTAATTAAAGAATTTCATTTCCTTCTTCCTTCCGTAGAGAGGGGGGTTGGGGGGCGCAGGGGTAAGGGGGGCTTTCAGGGACATTTAGGGACAATTCCAGGTGGCGCTCTCGATCTTTACACCTTCAGCAGAAGAACAGCAGTGAGGgaaacccaaacacacacgcCAACGCTCATCCCTGCATGTAAACCGGTCCCTCGGCCCTGTATGGCCCCCGGTCCTGGAAGGgaagaggatggagaggagggaggggaaaaGGAGAAATGTGTCAAGTTAAATACGAACAGCAATGAATTTTTATTATAACAATTAATCAACAAAATTAACTCTGATACCCTGGCGTAATTACTCCAAACATTTAGAGGAGCTCTAGTCGACATTCAGCATTAATGTAGCAGCAAAAATctatttgctgtgtaaagatataGAGTAATGGCATCTTGAATGGAGAGTGAAGTTATGCTCCATCTGTAAGTGctgtaatccgagcttctctgttctttgctgTGGTAAGCTGGTCCAGCCTCGTGATCATTTAAGTGCATGTCTGTATCCCAGTGGGTAGCTTATTACTTTTGCTCTGCTTTGCGCTAGCTGCTGGCTCAGAatcctccatgttgagagccatgtgcagacaacttCTGAATCAGTgatatgctctgaatatcaTAATGAGCTCCTTTAAGACTACACCTTTGCGTTCCAACAGTGATTTTGTGTTTTACCAAGTTagaactacatttcccatattCCAACAGCTTTCACTCATACCGCCATCTGAAGCTGTGTCTTTACAGCATTGTCTTTTTGGGTGGAGGGTATCAGTATCCCCATTATTTTCAATATGAGAACATCTGGATCCCATTTAACATCAGTGTGTACTTAAAATAGGCAAAATGTGTGACATATGCTGAAGTCATGATAAAGTTAACATGTTAAGCTTACAGGCTGACATTTTTGACTTATCAAACACAGGTCAACAGGCCAAACATCCATTTGGATGTGCCAGAAAGAAACATAACTCAACCCTACAAGCACAGCATCCATTCAACGGGAGCCCCTAATTGGAATGCAGCCATCATGAatgttattagttacacctATTTGACACATGAAAATGACCACCAGACAGGTCTATTGAATTTCCTAATTTACCATCATATTAATATGGTTAATCTTAAGTTACAAAGCTGTGAAATGCTAGAGTTTACATGTCACAGGCGTTCAGGGCTGAAATTCTGACTTGTCAAACACAAGTGAAACCACTGACATTAATGACGACTGTAGGTATGCCTGAAATTCAAGCCGCTGA is part of the Epinephelus fuscoguttatus linkage group LG8, E.fuscoguttatus.final_Chr_v1 genome and harbors:
- the LOC125893848 gene encoding tyrosine-protein phosphatase non-receptor type substrate 1-like, whose protein sequence is MAKLTGLCLLLLLAGQVPALTATPEGLRVRQYPPSLSVMRGETATLSCHFKVESLKYGVQWFKMKSDKQLIPKSSRQWVVEKNQTSSLVISEVTLEDSGWYYCEVNVLQKDPEWGNGTELVVLAPPSAPKIYLQTPSNPQTGQWALFCLTGGFHPSELTLTWTYQSEAANIDHLSVTNCTLPVFNPHGYLSKPQAERALLSSDWLLDFMPTSHPKCFQVMDNHSRKAYLFSVFLLPEKESLKAGITFTCGVQDHPAMTTALTASFTWDASPNELIVHLNILKMCFLSAMTAVFLLEAVKHFCMQGK